The Haliotis asinina isolate JCU_RB_2024 chromosome 3, JCU_Hal_asi_v2, whole genome shotgun sequence genome segment TGGTGGAATGAATTGCATCGCACTCCATCTGTGTGTGGCCTGGCTCAAGAAATTTGTGGTCAATTGTACTGATGTGTTCAATAGTGGTCAATTATGTTTCAACAATTATACAAAATCAGGTTGGTTAGAGGCAGAATTTATCTAGCAACACAGCACATACACATGTGTTCAATTTACTAATTTTACGCCTGCATTTGTATATGATTTCTTATGTGCTGTCTCTATTTGTGGTTGGTATATAATAAGATTTACAGCAtggtatggaatccgagaagggacattgtcgcattgtcgcgttgtcggcctctcaaaaacaagcaaaatgaagcaaaaattaaccaaagcacGACAATGCGACAGTGCGGCATTTCGTGaagttgtcgcattgtcgcgtgtcgcgttttagtcaatATGTTATAATCCATACTGTGATCAATCTTTTAACGaaacgcgacgcgcgacaatgcgacaacacGACATTTCGTCAAAATGTTGCGTTGTCGCATTTTATTAGTTACGGCGGAATCCAAAAACTATCACAAGCATGAATACTTTAATTGCGAGCTGAGATACCCGTGATTCGAAgtcagaacaatgataaatgaacatcCATGTTGCCGTGTAAGAGTGTGGGTTAAGGGTGCGTGGTTAGTGGAATGCCgtattcaaactgtccattttgctgaagaatattatgattcagtaggtgcatgtttgaaacgatacaagtacATAAGTATCGCTTGATCAAGTATCCATATGAGAAAAGTATAAGATATATTGTGAATTATCTCATATGCAGGGTTAATAAGACAGGATTCAAATAGaactaaaaacagacatgacaacacATTATTGTATTGAAATACCTTGCTAATTTGCGAAGTTTCCCAAACCTTGAGAGAGTGCAGCGGTGGAGGAGTGAGGAGTGGTGTGGAGCGAAGCGGAGAGGAGAGGAGTGGGCTAGGGTGGAGCGGAGTAGAACGGAGCCCCAGACGagtgaaggaggaggaggagaggagaggagaggtgtggtgtggtgtggaatgGAGTGGAGAGTCGCAGAGTaggaggagggagggagggagactTGGTTTCTGCCACTTCAAGGGTACGCAACACTACCAAGCTATTTGATCGTTTCTAATAAACCATccctccaaaagaaacgcatagtcgatttgtattttaacaactcttctgttgccaggcgtctgaatgttagacttgcagctcgttgcagccAAACAGATATAAGAAATCACCGCCCCTTTTCAGGCAGATTtagagttaccactgcagctcaaATAGGTACATGCGGGTACTACAGTATCGTGATGGTTCtcccacgggtgagagcacaacagCCAGGGTACCTGCGCTTCAGAGGATgtcaggtcaaactgtacggaacaggctgAAAGAGATTCGTTTGAGAACCAGAAAACCAGACGTCAAGGTCGTGCTTCGTCGTCATCAACGTCTATGCTGTCtagaagtatattatttgttttatggaCATTACCTACTTCTAAAGCACATGCACTCATTACTGATGTAaaattcatgcactaaagtctatttatggacgagttatacatgtttgaaacttttctcaacagatttctcgtctatgcgtttataTCTTGGGGTAgtatatcacaatgataacagtccatttgtTTGGCGTTTTCCCTTTATCACGTTCAAAGCCTACCTAAACTGTCTTTGACGTGTCGGGTGGTTACgtgatatctcattctacttggtatccatccactgcttgCTGAAGGGAGGCAGATCTCGAACAAGTACATCAACGTCGGACAGAAACTGTcaggagccacattatggaacatagcgacccattcgaggacatgacctgatgtttctgccgatgtggcttgaattttaacaatatttcagtgtctcacaacctgtcatctggATATCGACGAAATGttcaaagtgattaatgtgtatggtgctgggattcgaacttatgatAATAGCTATCTGGTGTGACAAAGAGACATTaatctgcacagcaaattgccccgccttgaatgacaaGGCAAACGTGTGCCCTGATTACAATGAAAAGTTGCGCAAATATTTGTCTTGCTGCTAAACACACTTCATTcactaaatacatttatatataaaataattttccaacaatgaagatttgcattaagttcaagaaaagcAGCCCAACTACCATTTCAAGCACTACTTCACTTTAAAAACCATTGGAAGTATCAAAAGGACCATTGAAAtgtgaaatagagtttaactttTCCTGCGCATGCGTACTATAATTGACTTTCTACGCATGCGCATCGGTAATCGAAAAGGGACATTTCAATAGCCGAttcttaatatttatgcatgtgacctttgaccgATTCCAAAACGAGGTTATACCCGCAACGATGGCTGCTGACCATTTTTGTGTACCTCTGTGTACATCCGTTGCACGAAACGACGGTTCACTGTCATTTCACACGTTTCCAAAGCCCGAAGCTCTTCGAAAGAGGTGGAAAGTTGCTATTCGACGAGACGAAGGACCCTTCTTTACGGTAGGCTAtaattttcattcagaatttTCTGAATTAAATCTCGATTTATTTGAGGCGCCAAATTCAAACTGCAATCAATCTATCGGAGGTGCAGCTGTCAAGCAGCGCATACAacagaaaaataatatttattcctTAACAACATGTCATGGTGCCTAAACGATAAATTAAGTTAATTAACAACACATGGTAACGATTGCTCAGTGTGGTGCTGTAATTGAAAAAGTTCAAAAAGTAGCAGATGGACCGCAAGAACAATGATTATATACTCAAAGAAGCAAGTGTGTTGCGTGCGCGAGGTTACAACTATTTATTGTAATCATTCGAAAAAAGACTTGCTTCTTTTTAAAGCtttgatttaaatatttataatgGCAATGGGCTCATTTTAACTTCACTTGTATTTAGATAACAAGGAAGAGTGTTGTATGCTCGAAGCATTTCCGGCCCGAGGACTACAAGTACACACCAGTAAGGAGGACCCTTAAGCAAGGATCTGTGCCATCCATATTTCCTTGGACCTTGGAAAATATGAAGTCGAGGTAAGCACCAGCCATCCGTCATCCACTTAAGCCGAAAAATTCAAATTCATCAGAAAGGTCGGTTTAAAGTTAGAAACATGTTTGTAGATGAGAAAACATTCTTATTTTAAGCTCTACTTCAGTTCAAATGCTCTTCAAACCAAAGTCTGTTTTTTTAGTAGCATTGTTTAATTTTAAAGCATTAAATCTG includes the following:
- the LOC137278953 gene encoding THAP domain-containing protein 1-like, which codes for MAADHFCVPLCTSVARNDGSLSFHTFPKPEALRKRWKVAIRRDEGPFFTITRKSVVCSKHFRPEDYKYTPVRRTLKQGSVPSIFPWTLENMKSSSLLDCDPHEEEEDSLSAQTQTDVSLPDTQHLLKRILELEKEKDLLKQQLTIERFGLERFAGNDDLIQINSYLALQSASRQIHAS